From Bradyrhizobium sp. AZCC 1610:
AACGACGGCGACTTCTCCTGCTGGAACGGCGACAGCCCCTTAAACTCCCGCCCCGCCTTCTTTAACTTGACGCGGCGGCCCACGACTTCCGAGACCGGAAGCCGGGCGCGCAGTTCGTCGAGGAATTGAGGCGAGAAGCGCATGGGGTGAGTTTTTGCCTGAGTCGTGGCGGTTGCCAACCGATCATCGATATAGGGATGCGCCGGGAAAATACGAAGGTTGTCGGGCTTCTCCCGGCTATTCACAGGGCCGGAAGCGGCACAATCCCTCCTTCGTCATGGCCGGGCATAGCCGTCCGAAGGACGGCGTCGCTTCCGCTCGCCTATGTCCCGGCCACCCACGTCTTTGGCATCGCCAGCAAGAAAGACGTGGATGCCCGGGTCAAGCCCGGGCATGACGTAGTATGCGGCGTCGACTCCGCTTGAACCCATCCCCGTTCCGGGCTTCCATACCTCCATGTTCACGGTTTTCCGGGGCGGCCATAGCGGGGCGTGGCGGGTGACGCGGTTCGGGCCGGTCAGGGGCGCGTCGCTTTCGCCGACGCCGGCCCTGTCGGTCGTGCATTCGCTATCGATCGCGCTGCCGATCCTGCCCTCGCCGACCTCCTGGCGGCTGGCCGGCGTCGCCAGCCACCTGCGCTATACCGAGCGCGACGAAAAGAAACGGCTTGATGCCGTTCGAGCCGAGATCGGCCGCCCCGAGGCAACCTGCGCCGCGCTGATCCCGATCAAGAAATCGGCGGCGTGGTGGGAGCTGACGCAGGAAGAGCGGCGGCAGATTTTTGAGGACAGATCGCACCACATTGCGGCGAGCCTGAAATATCTGCCGACGGTCGCCCGTCAGCTCTATCACTGCCGCGATCTCGGCGAGCCCTTCGACTTCCTGACCTGGTTCGAATACGCGCCCGCCGATGCTGACAGGTTCGAGGAGTTGGTCCACACGCTGCGCGCCACTGAGGAATGGCGCTATGTCGAGCGCGAGGTGGATATCCGCATGGAGCGCGAGCGGCTGGATGCGGGTGTTTGATTCTCGTGCCCCGGATGCTGCGCAGCGCGAAAGCGATGCGCTGCTACGCCGGGGCCCACTCTTGCGGCATAACAGGCGTGGCCTTGGGTCCCGGCTCTGCGGCGCAGCGCTACGCGCCGCACCTGGTCCGGGACAAGAGAGCTACTGCTCCAGAAACTTGCCCGAGGCGATCTGTGGCAGGCCGGTGACCGGCCAGTTATAGACATAGGTCCACGCTTCGCCGGCCGCGCCGTCCGCGTGCGTCACGGACAGCATGCGGCGGATATATTCGGTCGGTTCCGGAAAGCCTGCGCCGCAGGCTTCATACATGTCGAGTTCGCCGAGCAGCGCGTCGCGGTCGCGCAGGCGATACAGTTCGCCGAACACGACGTCGCCGGCGTCATCCGAGAGCACCAGCCCCGGATAATGCTTGATGAGGTAGAGCCGGCCGCGGCAGGTGGCTGCGCCCAAAAAATCCGCGCTGCGCGACAAAAGCTGCGCCATCGGATGGTCGAAGCCGCGCATCAGCGTGCCGTAGACGAACAGACGATCTGAAATCATGCGCGCAGTTATCCCGTCAATGCGCCCGGGATCAAGCCGGCACGACCTCGTCGCTGATGACGAAAAACTTCACCAGATCAATCCGCCCGAAACTCGTGGACAGCGCGACGTCGGCGGCATCTCTCCATGGGTCAGACCTTTTCCGCCTGCTGTTCCCCGTGTTGCGCTGCTGTCGCCTCGCCGGCCGAGACGACGCTGATATCGACCTCCATGCCGGCGAACGCATCG
This genomic window contains:
- a CDS encoding chlorite dismutase family protein, with the translated sequence MFTVFRGGHSGAWRVTRFGPVRGASLSPTPALSVVHSLSIALPILPSPTSWRLAGVASHLRYTERDEKKRLDAVRAEIGRPEATCAALIPIKKSAAWWELTQEERRQIFEDRSHHIAASLKYLPTVARQLYHCRDLGEPFDFLTWFEYAPADADRFEELVHTLRATEEWRYVEREVDIRMERERLDAGV
- a CDS encoding gamma-glutamylcyclotransferase family protein codes for the protein MISDRLFVYGTLMRGFDHPMAQLLSRSADFLGAATCRGRLYLIKHYPGLVLSDDAGDVVFGELYRLRDRDALLGELDMYEACGAGFPEPTEYIRRMLSVTHADGAAGEAWTYVYNWPVTGLPQIASGKFLEQ